Proteins found in one Salvia splendens isolate huo1 chromosome 10, SspV2, whole genome shotgun sequence genomic segment:
- the LOC121750500 gene encoding ABC transporter I family member 10-like → MNATAVVRATAAVQFPVPRAHSTGENYAAASVSTAVANSTAIECRNLSYSVRTRQGNFVPIINDCSLTIPSGQFWMLLGPNGCGKSTLLKILGGLLNPGGGYLHVKKPRSFVFQNPDHQVVMPTVEADVAFGLGKFNIDNDEITSRVAEALDAVGMYEYLKRPVQTLSGGQKQRVAVAGALAEACKVLLLDELTSFLDEDDQAGVVKAVKSSVASSKGTTALWVTHRLEELEYADGAVYMEDGRVVLQGNASTIKNFVESKQASYIKQINS, encoded by the exons ATGAATGCCACCGCCGTGGTTCGCGCCACAGCGGCGGTGCAATTTCCGGTTCCCCGTGCTCACTCTACCGGAGAAAATTACGCCGCAGCTTCCGTCTCCACCGCAGTTGCTAACAGCACAGCAATAGAATGTCGGAATCTAAGCTACTCCGTCAGGACTCGGCAGGGAAATTTTGTCCCTATTATCAACGATTGCTCTCTCACCATCCCCTCCGGCCAGTTCTGGATGCTTCTGGGTCCCAATGGCTGCGGGAAATCTACACTTCTAAAG ATTTTGGGTGGTTTATTGAATCCAGGTGGTGGGTATTTGCATGTGAAGAAGCCCAGGAGTTTTGTATTCCAGAATCCTGATCATCAG GTAGTTATGCCCACTGTGGAGGCGGATGTGGCTTTTGGCCTTGGCAAATTCAATATAGACAATGATGAGATTACATCTAGAGTGGCTGAAGCTTTGGATGCTGTAGGCATGTATGAATATTTGAAA AGACCCGTTCAGACCCTTAGTGGTGGTCAGAAGCAAAGGGTTGCTGTAGCTGGCGCTCTGGCGGAAGCATGCAAAGTATTGTTACTAGATGAACTTACATCATTCTTGGATGAAGATGATCAG GCTGGGGTTGTAAAAGCAGTTAAAAGCTCTGTGGCTAGTTCCAAAGGAACTACAGCATTGTGGGTTACTCATCGTTTAGAAGAACTCGAGTATGCAGATGGTGCCGTCTACATGGAAGATGGAAGGGTTGTTTTACAAGGCAATGCCTCAACCATAAAGAATTTTGTTGAGTCTAAGCAAGCTTCTTACATTAAGCAAATCAATTCTTGA
- the LOC121750266 gene encoding phosphatidylinositol 4-kinase alpha 1-like: protein MESLVELCDLIAQNPAQFGNKIAWICSRCPPAESLVTGSPTVSRSQLHAILAVARFLSKCPNSEHETPKSLILAFYRSIPLTFNPKFWPQAFYPADVSSFFTDFMSYISNAAELSPNFSSDVAGFTGEIVLQTIANADSSISRVFLNALCSNFPPILPADANKLIRVLLDRFDVGIPTSPKEGILTPDVGSAQGSPLSGNYNQSPNVSADSSSSSGIVANGDLSAPAAYKKNLKFFEEEPVEGLEKQEIVFKLIGHVCSKVAIDPRLTEQVRGIAKSQLSSMADFLKIRKRDWSEQGQLLKVRINRKLSVYQAAALLQIKTLASLDTEGKSSKKLLHGALGLLIEAAEACLFSVWRKLRACEDLFDCLISGISQAAVIRGGQLLRVLLIRFKPLVLATCAQADTSASSQGSMFNSVLKTCCELIEFGWSRDRAPLDTFIMGLATSIRERNDYDEEDGKEKPATPPIQLNIIHLLAELNVSVRKHEVVDMILPLFIESLEEGDASTPGLLRLRLLDAVSRMASLGFEKSYREAVVLMSRSYMGKLSEVGSAESKTQAPEATTERIETLPAGFLLIASGITCNKLRSDYRHRLLSLCSDVGLAAESKSGRSGADFLGPLLPAVAEICSDFDPCVDIEPSLLKLFRNLWFYIALFGLAPPIQKTAATSKSVSTSLNSAGSVGTTALQAVGGPYMWNSLWSAAVQRISQGTPPLVVSSVKWLEDELELNALHNPGSRRGSGNEKAAVTQRSALAAALGGRVEVSAMSTISGVKATYLLAVAYLEIIRFSSNGGILNGNPNATGSRSAFSCAFEYLRSPNLMPAVSQCLTAIVHRAFETAITWLEDRASETGPEAEIRESTLSVHACFLIKNLSQRDEHVRDISNTLLTQLRERLPQILWNSSCLDALLLSMHNDPPSAVVSDPAYVTSVRTLYQKVVREWIVVSLSHAPCTSQGLLQENLCKANTWQRTQPAADVVSLLSEIRIGTGKNDCWNGPKTANIPAVMAAAAAASGGNLKLMDGFNLEVLGTGMVSATAKCNHAGEIAGMRRLYESIGGLDQSTGSLNQDNPDGSAQPPHTKKESFNEVLLSKFVKLLQKFVTVAEKGEEVDKSSFRETCSQATALLLSNLDSDSKSNPESFSQLLRLLCWCPAYITTLDAVETGVFIWTWLVSAAPQLGSVVLAELVDAWLWTIDTKRGLFASDVRCSGPSAKLRPQLVAGEPQLRPEKDPVEQIMAHRLWLGFFIDRFEVVRHDSVEQLLLLGRMLQGTTKLPWNFTRHPVAVGTFFTLMLFGVKFCSCHTQGNLQNFRSGLQLLEDRIYRAALGWFAHQPEWYDSRNKYFAQSEAQSVLVFVHHLSERVDPTHHETKARGVENGSSTNDSKDHYHPIWGQMDNYAVGREKRRQLLLMLCQHEADRLEVWAHPVGSKESSSRLKISSDKWAECARIAFTVDPRIAMSLGARFPANSSLKTEITQLVHSHIAEIRSIPEALPYFITPKAVDDNSTLLQQLPHWAACSITQALEFLTPAYKGHPRVMAYVLRVLESYPPDRVTFFMPQLVQALRHDEGKLVEGYLLRAAQRSDIFAHILIWHLQGEEACVPEAGAGAGAGAKDAPLPSPTTVAFQALLPVVREKIIDGFSPKARAIFQREFDFFDKVTSISGVLFPIPKEDRRAGIRKELEKIQVDGDDLYLPTAPGKLVRGIQVDSGIPLQSAAKVPIMITFNVVDRDGDHNDIKPQACIFKVGDDCRQDVLALQVISLLKDIFEAVDLSLYVFPYGVLPTGPERGIIEVVPNSRSRSQMGETTDGGLYEIFQQDFGPVGSPSFETARENFLISSAGYAVASLLLQPKDRHNGNLLFDSVGRLVHIDFGFILETSPGGNMRFESAHFKLSHEMTQLLDPSGVMKSDTWYQFVSLCVKGYLAARRYMDGILSTVAMMLDSGLPCFSRGDPIGNLRKRFHPEMSEREAANFMIRICTDAYNKWTTAGYDLIQYLQQGIEK, encoded by the exons ATGGAGTCGTTGGTGGAGCTCTGCGATTTAATCGCGCAGAATCCTGCGCAATTTGGTAATAAGATAGCGTGGATTTGCAGCCGCTGCCCGCCGGCGGAGTCGCTGGTGACGGGATCGCCGACTGTTTCCAGGTCTCAACTCCATGCGATACTCGCGGTCGCGCGATTCCTTTCGAAATGCCCGAATTCGGAACACGAAACCCCCAAGTCGCTGATTCTCGCGTTTTACCGCTCAATTCCTTTGACCTTTAATCCCAAATTCTGGCCGCAGGCGTTTTATCCCGCGGATGTTTCTTCGTTTTTCACCGATTTCATGAGTTACATTTCGAATGCGGCCGAACTATCTCCTAATTTTTCTAGTGATGTTGCGGGATTCACGGGGGAAATTGTACTTCAGACGATAGCAAATGCTGATTCAAGCATATCTAGGGTGTTCTTGAATGCTCTGTGTTCGAATTTCCCTCCGATTCTTCCCGCCGATGCCAATAAATTGATACGCGTTCTTCTTGATCGCTTTGATGTTGGGATTCCTACTTCTCCAAAGGAAGGAATTTTGACCCCTGATGTAGGTTCGGCGCAGGGCTCTCCGTTGAGTGGGAACTATAATCAGTCCCCTAATGTTTCTGCAGATTCATCAAGCAGCTCTGGTATTGTGGCGAATGGGGACTTATCTGCTCCTGCAGCTTATAAGAAGAACTTAAAATTCTTTGAGGAGGAGCCGGTGGAGGGTCTTGAAAAACAAGAAATTGTTTTCAAGTTGATTGGACATGTATGCAGCAAGGTGGCTATTGATCCCCGCCTCACAGAGCAAGTGCGAGGAATAGCAAAGAGTCAACTTAGCTCAATGGCTGATTTCTTGAAG ATACGGAAGCGCGATTGGTCGGAGCAGGGGCAGTTGCTGAAAGTCAGGATAAACAGAAAGCTGTCAGTGTATCAAGCGGCTGCGTTGCTGCAAATTAAGACTCTCGCATCTCTTGACACAGAAGGAAAGTCTTCAAAAAAATTGTTGCATGGAGCTCTTGGATTGTTAATTGAGGCGGCAGAGGCATGCTTGTTCTCCGTGTGGCGTAAATTGAGAGCTTGTGAAGATCTTTTTGACTGTTTGATTTCTGGCATCTCTCAAGCTGCTGTTATTCGTGGAGGTCAGCTCCTCCGGGTTCTGCTAATTCGTTTTAAACCCCTTGTGCTGGCTACTTGCGCTCAG GCCGATACTTCAGCTAGCAGTCAAGGATCTATGTTCAATAGTGTCTTGAAAACATGTTGTGAGTTAATTGAATTCGGTTGGTCCAGGGATCGGGCTCCCTTGGATACCTTTATCATGGGACTGGCAACTAGTATTCGTGAACGAAACGATTACGACGAAGAG GATGGAAAAGAGAAGCCAGCAACCCCACCTATACAGCTGAACATCATACATTTGTTGGCTGAGCTCAACGTTTCCGTTAGGAAGCATGAAGTTGTAGATATGATACTACCCCTTTTTATTGAAAGCTTAGAAGAAGGTGATGCTTCGACTCCTGGATTATTGAGGCTTCGC CTTCTTGATGCTGTTTCTCGCATGGCGAGTTTAGGTTTTGAGAAGTCTTACCGTGAAGCAGTGGTTTTAATGTCTCGAAGCTACATGGGCAAACTCTCAGAAGTTGGCTCTGCTGAAAGTAAAACCCAGGCACCTGAGGCGACAACGGAACGCATTGAG ACGTTACCTGCAGGATTTTTGTTGATTGCAAGTGGTATTACATGTAATAAGTTGCGGTCTGATTACCGTCACCGTTTACTATCACTTTGCTCAGATGTCGGCCTGGCGGCAGAGTCCAAAAGTGGAAG GAGTGGAGCAGATTTTCTTGGTCCTCTTCTTCCTGCTGTGGCTGAAATATGTTCTGATTTTGATCCTTGTGTAGATATAGAACCTTCACTCTTAAAGCTATTTCGTAACTTGTGGTTCTATATTGCGCTCTTTGGCTTAGCACCTCCGATACAGAAAACTGCAGCTACGTCAAAGTCAGTTTCAACTTCACTTAATAGTGCAGGCAGTGTGGGTACCACTGCTCTCCAAGCTGTGGGTGGACCATACATGTGGAATTCATTATGGTCTGCTGCTGTTCAGCGTATTTCTCAAGGGACCCCACCTCTC GTTGTGAGCTCTGTGAAATGGCTTGAAGATGAGTTGGAACTCAATGCTCTGCACAACCCAGGTAGTCGTCGAGGAAGTGGGAATGAGAAAGCTGCTGTAACTCAAAGAAGTGCTCTTGCTGCTGCTTTGGGAGGGCGGGTGGAGGTTTCTGCAATGAGTACAATCTCAG GTGTGAAAGCAACCTATCTTTTAGCAGTAGCATATCTAGAGATAATACGATTTAGCAGCAATGGAGGTATTCTGAATGGAAACCCAAATGCAACTGGCTCTCGGAGTGCCTTCAGCTGCGCCTTTGAATACCTAAGAAGTCCTAATCTTATGCCTGCTGTATCTCAGTGTTTGACTGCTATTGTTCATCGAGCATTTGAAACAGCAATAACTTGGCTG GAGGATAGAGCATCTGAGACAGGGCCTGAAGCTGAGATTAGGGAGTCTACTCTCTCGGTTCATGCCTGTTTTCTAATAAAAAACTTGTCCCAAAGGGATGAGCATGTACGAGATATATCTAATACTTTGTTAACTCAACTCAGAGAGAGATTACCTCAG ATATTGTGGAATTCATCTTGTTTGGATGCTCTTCTGCTTTCAATGCATAATGATCCACCTTCTGCTGTTGTGAGTGATCCTGCCTACGTTACCAGTGTCCGCACTTTGTACCAAAAGGTTGTCCGTGAGTGGATTGTTGTGTCGCTTTCACATGCTCCGTGCACTAGTCAGGGTCTTCTTCAG GAAAACCTTTGCAAGGCTAATACTTGGCAGAGAACACAGCCAGCAGCTGATGTTGTTTCTCTATTGTCTGAGATACGGATAGGCACTGGTAAAAATGATTGTTGGAACGGTCCAAAAACTGCAAATATTCCAGCAGTTatggccgccgccgccgccgcgtcGGGTGGAAACCTGAAGTTGATGGATGGATTCAATTTGGAGGTTCTTGGTACTGGTATGGTCAGTGCGACAGCTAAGTGTAACCATGCAGGAGAAATTGCTGGAATGAGAAGATTATATGAGAGCATTGGTGGTCTTGATCAATCTACTGGTAGTCTAAATCAAGATAATCCAGATGGGTCGGCACAGCCACCACATACCAAAAAAGAATCCTTCAATGAGGTATTGCTTTCCAAATTCGTAAAGCTGCTTCAGAAGTTTGTAACTGTTGCAGAGAAAGGGGAAGAAGTAGATAAATCATCTTTCCGTGAAACTTGTTCTCAAGCCACTGCTTTGCTTCTTTCCAATCTG GATTCAGATTCAAAATCAAATCCTGAGAGTTTTTCTCAACTTCTGCGCCTTCTTTGCTGGTGTCCAGCTTACATAACCACACTTGACGCTGTGGAGACTGGCGTGTTCATCTGGACATGGCTGGTTTCTGCTGCTCCTCAGTTGGGTTCTGTAGTTCTTGCTGAGCTGGTAGATGCATGGCTATGGACAATAGACACTAAGCGAGGCCTATTTGCTTCGGATGTAAGGTGTTCTGGACCTTCTGCGAAATTGAGGCCCCAACTTGTAGCTGGTGAGCCCCAGTTGAGGCCAGAGAAGGACCCGGTTGAACAAATAATGGCGCATAGACTGTGGCTTGGATTTTTTATTGATCGGTTTGAA GTAGTTCGGCATGACAGTGTTGAACAGCTTTTGCTACTTGGCCGGATGTTACAAGGGACAACAAAACTCCCCTGGAATTTTACTCGACATCCAGTTGCCGTAGGAACTTTCTTCACTCTTATGCTTTTCGGCGTGAAATTTTGTTCGTGTCATACACAGGGAAACCTTCAGAACTTCAGATCAGGGCTTCAGTTGCTGGAAGATAGAATATATAG AGCTGCCTTAGGGTGGTTTGCTCACCAGCCAGAGTGGTATGATTCGAGAAACAAATATTTTGCCCAGAGTGAAGCTCAATCCGTTTTAGTGTTTGTCCATCATCTTTCTGAGCGGGTTGACCCAACACACCATGAAACGAAAGCTCGGGGAGTTGAAAATGGCAGCTCCACAAATGACTCT AAGGATCACTATCATCCTATCTGGGGTCAGATGGATAACTATGCTGTTGGGCGAGAGAAGCGGAGACAGTTACTTCTTATGTTATGCCAACACGAAGCAGACAGACTTGAGGTTTGGGCTCATCCTGTTGGATCAAA GGAAAGCTCTTCCCGGCTTAAAATTAGCTCCGACAAATGGGCTGAGTGTGCAAGGATTGCTTTTACCGTCGATCCTCGGATTGCTATGTCATTAGGTGCACGATTTCCAGCAAATTCTTCTCTGAAGACTGAAATCACGCAGCTAGTCCAT tCACATATAGCGGAGATTCGCAGTATTCCAGAAGCTTTGCCTTATTTCATAACCCCCAAAGCGGTAGACGACAATTCAACACTTCTGCAACAATTACCACACTGGGCAGCTTGTTCAATTACGCAAGCTTTAGAGTTCCTTACCCCAGCATATAAAGGCCACCCTCGAGTCATGGCTTATGTTCTCAGGGTGTTGGAATCTTATCCTCCTGATAGAGTGACATTCTTTATGCCTCAGTTGGTGCAGGCACTAAGACATGATGAAGGG AAGTTGGTCGAGGGTTACCTTCTTAGAGCTGCTCAACGAAGTGATATCTTTGCCCATATTCTGATATGGCACTTACAG GGTGAAGAAGCCTGTGTTCCTGAGGCAGGGGCCGGGGCAGGAGCAGGGGCAAAAGATGCACCTTTGCCATCTCCCACG ACTGTCGCCTTTCAAGCTTTGCTTCCAGtagtaagagaaaaaataattgatggTTTCAGTCCCAAAGCGCGTGCTATTTTTCAAAGAGAATTTGATTTCTTTGACAAGGTTACATCTATATCCGGTGTCCTCTTTCCAATTCCAAAAGAGGATAGGCGAGCTGGCATAAGAAA AGAATTGGAGAAAATCCAAGTTGATGGAGATGACCTCTACCTACCTACAGCTCCCGGCAAACTTGTAAGGGGTATACAGGTTGATAGTGGAATACCTTTACAATCAGCAGCAAAAGTCCCTATAATGATAACATTCAATGTCGTGGACCGGGATGGGGATCATAATGATATAAAGCCTCAAGCTTGTATTTTCAAG GTTGGAGATGACTGCCGACAAGATGTACTTGCTTTGCAAGTTATTTCACTTTTGAAGGACATCTTTGAAGCTGTTGATCTTAGTCTCTATGTGTTTCCTTATGGAGTACTCCCAACTGGCCCAGAGAGAGGAATTATTGAG GTTGTGCCTAATTCTCGAAGTAGGAGTCAGATGGGCGAGACCACTGATGGTGGTCTATATGAGATATTTCAACAGGACTTTGGGCCAGTTGGATCACCCAGCTTTGAAACTGCTAGGGAGAATTTTCTCATTAGCAGTGCTGGATATGCAGTTGCTAGCCTCTTGCTTCAACCAAAAGATAGGCATAATGGGAATCTTTTGTTTGACAG TGTAGGTAGGCTCGTTCATATTGATTTTGGTTTTATCTTGGAAACTTCTCCTGGTGGAAACATGAGGTTTGAAAGTGCTCACTTCAAACTGAGTCATGAGATGACTCAACTACTCGACCCATCAGGGGTGATGAAAAGTGATACGTGGTACCAGTTCGTAAG CTTGTGTGTAAAGGGTTACCTTGCTGCACGACGCTACATGGATGGGATCCTAAGTACAGTGGCCATGATGCTCGACAGCGGGTTGCCTTGCTTCAGCAGAGGAGATCCTATTGGAAATCTTCGAAAGAGGTTCCATCCAGAGATGAGCGAGCGCGAAGCAGCCAATTTTATGATTCGCATATGCACCGATGCCTACAATAAGTGGACGACGGCTGGATACGATTTGATTCAATATCTCCAGCAAGGCATTGAGAAATGA